From the Manihot esculenta cultivar AM560-2 chromosome 3, M.esculenta_v8, whole genome shotgun sequence genome, one window contains:
- the LOC110611869 gene encoding 3-ketoacyl-CoA synthase 11: MAEDSRQNPEPESVSVEAQPEIKRNNLPNFLLSVRLKYVKLGYHYLISSALYLLLIPLLGIASAHLSTLTIQDLIQIWNHLKFNFVSVTLCSGLIVFLATLYFMSRPRKVYLVNFACYKPEEARMCTREIFMERSGLAGSFTEENLAFQKKILERSGLGQKTYLPEAVMRVPPNPCMAEARKEAETVMFSAIDELLDKTGVKAKDIGILVVNCSLFNPTPSLSAMIVNHYKLRGNIMSYNLGGMGCSAGLISIDLAKQLLQVHPNSYALVVSMENITLNWYFGNDRSMLVSNCLFRMGGAAILLSNRSSDGRRSKYQLIHTVRTHKGADDKCYNCVFQREDESERKRIGVSLSKDLMAVAGEALKTNITTLGPLVLPMSEQLLFFATLVARKVFKMKIKPYIPDFKLAFEHFCIHAGGRAVLDELEKNLDLSDWHMEPSRMTLYRFGNTSSSSLWYELAYSEAKGRIRKGDRTWQIAFGSGFKCNSAVWRALKTINPAKEKNPWMDEIDEFPVHVPKVVSINSSSTSSH; the protein is encoded by the exons ATGGCAGAGGACAGCAGACAAAACCCGGAACCTGAATCAGTTTCCGTGGAAGCTCAGCCTGAAATAAAGAGAAACAACTTGCCAAATTTTCTCCTTTCAGTTAGACTCAAATATGTGAAATTAGGTTACCATTATTTAATCTCCAGTGCCCTGTATTTATTACTTATTCCACTCCTGGGCATTGCCTCAGCTCATCTTTCCACGCTCACAATCCAAGATTTAATTCAGATATGGAACCACTTGAAGTTCAATTTTGTATCTGTAACTCTGTGTTCTGGTCTTATAGTTTTCTTGGCTACTCTTTACTTCATGAGCCGCCCAAGAAAAGTATACCTGGTAAATTTTGCTTGTTACAAGCCAGAAGAAGCTCGGATGTGCACCAGAGAAATTTTTATGGAGAGATCAGGGCTGGCTGGGAGCTTCACCGAAGAGAACTTGGCCTTTCAAAAGAAGATTCTCGAGAGGTCTGGGTTAGGGCAAAAGACTTACTTGCCTGAGGCGGTGATGCGGGTTCCACCGAATCCGTGTATGGCAGAAGCGAGGAAGGAAGCTGAGACTGTGATGTTCAGCGCAATCGATGAGCTCTTGgacaaaactggggttaaagcCAAGGATATAGGGATCCTTGTTGTGAACTGTAGCTTGTTCAATCCGACGCCGTCTCTATCTGCTATGATAGTAAATCACTACAAGCTAAGAGGCAACATAATGAGCTATAATCTTGGTGGTATGGGGTGCAGTGCTGGACTTATTTCTATTGATCTTGCCAAACAGCTCTTACAG GTTCACCCCAACTCCTATGCTCTTGTGGTGAGTATGGAAAACATCACTCTCAATTGGTATTTTGGTAATGACCGATCAATGCTTGTCTCAAACTGTCTCTTCCGAATGGGCGGTGCCGCCATCCTTCTCTCCAACCGATCATCGGATGGTCGTCGTTCTAAGTATCAACTCATCCACACAGTACGTACCCACAAAGGTGCAGATGATAAATGTTACAATTGTGTGTTCCAAAGAGAGGATGAAAGTGAACGCAAGAGAATTGGTGTTTCACTTTCTAAAGACCTTATGGCTGTTGCTGGAGAAGCCCTTAAGACCAATATCACAACTCTAGGGCCATTGGTTCTTCCCATGTCTGAGCAGCTCTTGTTTTTTGCAACTTTAGTAGCAAGAAAGGTCTTCAAAATGAAGATAAAACCGTACATTCCAGATTTCAAATTAGCATTTGAGCACTTCTGCATCCATGCAGGAGGAAGAGCTGTTTTAGATGAGCTAGAGAAAAATCTTGATCTTTCAGATTGGCACATGGAGCCTTCAAGGATGACTCTTTACAGATTTGGTAACACTTCAAGCAGTTCATTGTGGTATGAATTGGCTTACTCTGAAGCCAAGGGGAGAATCAGGAAAGGTGATAGAACATGGCAGATTGCTTTTGGCTCAGGATTCAAGTGTAACAGTGCTGTGTGGCGCGCATTGAAGACAATCAATCCAGCCAAGGAGAAGAATCCTTGGATGGATGAGATTGACGAATTTCCTGTTCATGTGCCTAAGGTGGTGTCCATTAATTCTTCTTCAACCTCGTCCCATTGA
- the LOC110610388 gene encoding armadillo repeat-containing protein LFR, with product MQKRDQSKAGGSAGGATAPAAKRGRPFGSTSSNIASSSSGGDTVAPSNLLGPSLQVHTSFVDQNNKRIVLALQSGLKSELIWALNTLTMLSFKEKEDMRKDSLAKIPGLLDALLQVIDDWRDIALPVELSKTPRVRTLGANSLVTGFGYGYEALGSTNNLSRSVLGSGSSATEASWQKNAAKARPSEWWFNEDGLFNLDEEGRAEKQQCAVAASNIIRNFSFMPENEVIMAQHRHCLETVFQCIEDHITEDEELVTNALETIVNLAPLLDLRIFSSAKPSYIKITEKRAVQAIMGMLGSTVKAWHCAAAELLGRMIINPDNEPFLLPFVPQIHKRLVDLMSIQALDAQAAAVGALYNLAEVNMDCRLKLASERWAVDRLLKVIKTPHPVPEVCRKAAMILESLVSEPQNRALLLAYENAFADILFSESRYSDTFARILYELTSRPNNKFTAARGVWGM from the exons ATGCAGAAGAGGGACCAGAGCAAGGCTGGTGGCTCAGCTGGTGGTGCTACCGCACCAGCGGCCAAGCGTGGCCGCCCATTCGGCAGCACAAGCAGCAATATCGCCTCTTCATCTTCCGGCGGGGACACCGTGGCTCCGTCCAATCTCCTTGGCCCATCGCTTCAAGTTCACACCTCCTTTGTAG ATCAAAATAATAAGAGAATAGTTTTGGCTCTTCAAAGTGGGTTGAAGAGTGAATTGATATGGGCTTTGAACACTCTTACAATGCTCTCTTTCAAAGAAAAGGAAGACATGCGAAAGGATTCTCTGGCTAAAATCCCTGGCTTGCTTGATGCTCTTCTCCAAGTT ATAGATGACTGGCGTGATATAGCACTTCCTGTAGAGCTCAGCAAGACACCTAGGGTTAGAACTTTAGGTGCCAATTCTTTGGTTACAGGATTTGGCTATGGATACGAGGCATTGGGATCAACCAACAATCTCAGTCGTTCTGT ATTGGGGTCAGGTTCCTCTGCAACTGAAGCTTCATGGCAGAAGAATGCAGCCAAAGCTCGTCCTTCAGAGTGGTGGTTTAATGAGGATGGACTATTTAACTTAGATGAGGAAGGCCGAGCAGAAAAGCAGCAGTGTGCAGTGGCTGCTTCAAATATCATACGCAATTTCTCCTTCATGCCAGAGAATGAAGTCATTATGGCCCAACATCGGCATTGCTTGGAAACTGTATTCCAATGTATAGAAGACCATATTACTG AGGATGAGGAACTTGTTACAAATGCCCTTGAGACAATAGTAAATTTGGCTCCACTGCTTGATCTTCGAATCTTCAGTTCAGCAAAACCATCTTACATCAAAATAAC AGAGAAACGTGCAGTCCAAGCTATCATGGGGATGCTAGGTTCTACAGTTAAAGCCTGGCATTGTGCTGCTGCAGAATTACTGGGGCGCATGATTATAAATCCTGACAATGAACCGTTCCTTCTTCCCTTTGTTCCACAG ATACATAAGCGTTTGGTAGACCTTATGAGCATACAGGCATTAGATGCACAAGCTGCAGCTGTGGGTGCACTATATAACCTTGCAGAAGTTAATATGGATTGCAGATTGAAGCTTGCTAGCGAGCGATG GGCAGTTGATCGGCTTTTGAAGGTGATCAAGACGCCACACCCAGTACCAGAAGTTTGCAGGAAAGCGGCAATGATACTGGAGAGCCTGGTCTCTGAGCCACAGAACAGGGCGTTGCTGCTTGCTTATGAGAATGCATTTGCAGATATTCTCTTCTCAGAAAGCAGATATTCTGATACATTTGCAAGGATCTTGTATGAGCTGACATCTAGACCAAACAACAAATTTACAGCAGCTCGCGGTGTTTGGGGCATGTGA
- the LOC110610716 gene encoding pentatricopeptide repeat-containing protein At1g50270 codes for MPSSRELTILLHPHKSLKHLKQIHSFLITSGLSRDTFFLTKLFHSLTLDHGCHLAYASLLFQHMETTSIYLWNTVIGDFSVSAQPLMSIVFYTRMRRNDVHPDNRTFPLLLKSFSQLKNENPFPIYAHIVKFGLEFNNFVRNSLITAFVNCGNTVFARQVFDESAHKDVVTWTAMIDGYARNGFPIEGLKCFKQMISSGVKVDEVTVVSALSAAGMTGNILFGRCVHGFYIQPGRVKWDVYVGCVLVDMYSKCGYSDDARRVFDEMPIKNVVSWSALIAGYVQGNRFKDALLLFQDMLIADVRPNQTTLTSVLTASAQLGALDQGRWVHEYINRNALDMNSITVTALIDMYAKCGCVCEAMLVFENFPKKNVYSWTAMINGLAMHGDALGALKLFLQMLSSGVQPNGVTFISVLSACAHGCLVNEGCNLFELMKHKYHMEPNIDHYGCMIDILGRAGYLEEARKLIKEMPMEPTPGVWGTLFGACMIHKAFDLGEYIGSLLIRLQPNHSGRYALLANMYSANDRWDDAAFVRKIMKGKGVEKRPGFSWIEVNGSIHEFIAFDGSHSEITSLYEMLDNILLQLKLADYLPETILFDGD; via the coding sequence ATGCCTTCAAGCAGAGAGCTCACCATATTACTACATCCTcacaaaagcttaaaacatctCAAGCAAATTCACTCTTTCCTCATCACTAGTGGTCTCTCACGGGACACCTTCTTCCTTACCAAACTTTTCCATTCCCTAACTCTCGATCATGGCTGCCATCTCGCCTACGCATCGCTCCTCTTCCAGCACATGGAAACAACCAGCATTTACCTTTGGAATACCGTTATCGGAGACTTCTCTGTCAGTGCCCAACCCCTCATGTCTATTGTTTTCTATACGAGAATGCGCCGAAATGATGTCCACCCCGATAACCGCACATTTCCTTTGCTGCTCAAGTCGTTTTCACAATTGAAAAACGAAAATCCATTTCCTATTTACGCTCATATTGTCAAGTTCGGACTGGAATTTAACAATTTCGTTAGAAATTCACTTATCACTGCTTTTGTTAATTGTGGGAATACTGTTTTTGCACGCCAAGTGTTTGATGAGAGTGCACACAAGGACGTTGTTACTTGGACTGCAATGATTGATGGGTATGCTAGAAATGGTTTTCCTATCGAAGGATTAAAATGTTTCAAGCAGATGATATCATCGGGTGTGAAGGTTGATGAGGTGACTGTTGTAAGTGCTCTTAGTGCAGCCGGGATGACTGGTAATATTTTGTTTGGAAGATGTGTTCATGGGTTCTATATACAACCAGGAAGAGTGAAATGGGATGTTTACGTTGGTTGTGTTCTCGTGGATATGTACTCAAAATGTGGTTATAGCGATGACGCCCGTAGAGTTTTTGATGAAATGCCAATTAAAAATGTTGTTTCTTGGAGTGCGTTGATAGCAGGTTATGTCCAAGGTAATAGGTTCAAAGATGCGCTACTTCTCTTTCAGGACATGCTGATAGCGGATGTCAGGCCTAACCAAACTACTTTAACCAGTGTTCTCACGGCCTCCGCCCAACTGGGCGCATTGGACCAAGGTAGGTGGGTGCATGAATATATAAATAGGAATGCATTAGATATGAACTCAATTACTGTGACAGCCTTAATAGATATGTATGCAAAGTGCGGCTGTGTTTGTGAGGCTATGCTGGTTTTCGAGAATTTTCCTAAGAAGAATGTCTACTCTTGGACTGCCATGATTAATGGATTGGCAATGCATGGGGATGCTTTGGGTGCCTTGAAGCTGTTCCTCCAAATGTTAAGTAGTGGGGTGCAACCAAATGGAGTCACCTTCATTAGTGTTCTCAGTGCCTGCGCTCATGGATGTCTTGTAAATGAGGGATGTAACTTGTTTGAGCTGATGAAGCACAAATATCACATGGAACCGAACATTGATCACTATGGTTGCATGATTGATATACTAGGTCGGGCAGGGTACTTGGAGGAAGCAAGAAAGTTGATTAAAGAGATGCCTATGGAGCCTACTCCTGGTGTATGGGGAACTCTTTTTGGTGCCTGTATGATTCACAAGGCCTTTGATCTAGGGGAATACATAGGCAGCCTTTTAATCAGGCTTCAGCCAAATCATAGTGGTCGGTACGCCCTTCTGGCAAACATGTACTCAGCAAATGATAGATGGGATGATGCTGCATTTGTGAGGAAGATTATGAAAGGGAAAGGCGTTGAGAAGAGGCCAGGATTTAGCTGGATAGAAGTGAACGGTTCAATTCATGAATTCATTGCTTTTGATGGATCTCATTCTGAAATCACTAGTTTATATGAGATGTTAGACAATATCTTGCTTCAGTTGAAGCTTGCTGATTATCTTCCAGAGACCATCCTTTTTGATGGGGATTAA
- the LOC110611894 gene encoding uncharacterized protein LOC110611894, producing MKIQPIDIDCQTMVPARAEPLKPVLKSRLKRLFDRQFPSVLRISSVEKPSVGEAQNGTKDGVGAGTEFEPSSVCLAKMVQNYIEESNEKPFRGRHRCNCFNGNINDSSDDEFDVFGGGNFGESIINGSSVDASDILKSLIPCASVHERNLLADTAMIVDKNKNHKQKDDLRKIVADGLISLGYDSSICKSKWDKSPSHPAGEYEYIDVNIEGERLLIDIDFRSEFEIARSTGTYRAILQSLPYIFVGKSDRLGQIVSIVSEAAKQSLKKKGMHFPPWRRAEYMRAKWLSSFTRQNEIISNTKSKIDEDECVATESSDECGELELIFGEKTAQVGTDSSSPAKLSGDDDKVNIDPATWQPPAVKPKSVDRGARMVTGLASLLKEKP from the exons ATGAAGATTCAACCCATAGATATTGACTGTCAGACGATGGTTCCGGCGCGGGCCGAACCGCTAAAGCCGGTGTTGAAATCGCGTCTGAAGAGGCTGTTTGACCGGCAGTTCCCCAGTGTGCTGCGAATTTCCTCGGTGGAAAAGCCAAGCGTCGGTGAAGCACAGAATGGGACAAAGGATGGAGTAGGTGCAGGGACGGAGTTTGAGCCGAGCTCAGTATGTTTGGCAAAAATGGTCCAGAATTACATTGAGGAAAGCAACGAGAAGCCGTTTCGCGGCCGTCACCGATGCAATTGCTTTAACGGGAATATTAACGATAGCTCCGATGATGAATTTGATGTATTCGGTGGTGGTAATTTTGGGGAATCGATCATCAATGGGTCATCAGTCGATGCCTCTGATATCCTTAAG AGTTTGATTCCCTGTGCTAGTGTTCACGAGAGAAACCTCTTAGCTGATACGGCGATGATCGTCGATAAGAACAAGAATCACAAGCAAAAGGACGATTTGAGAAAGATCGTAGCCGATGGATTAATATCTCTCGGCTACGATTCCTCCATTTGCAAATCAAAATGGGATAAATCCCCCTCTCATCCTGCAG GTGAATATGAGTATATCGATGTGAATATAGAAGGAGAGAGGCTTTTGATCGATATTGATTTCAGATCGGAGTTCGAAATAGCTCGATCAACTGGGACCTACAGGGCAATCCTGCAATCACTACCGTACATCTTCGTCGGAAAATCGGATCGCCTGGGCCAGATCGTTTCAATCGTATCGGAGGCAGCAAAGCAGAGCTTGAAGAAGAAAGGCATGCACTTTCCTCCGTGGAGAAGAGCCGAGTACATGCGAGCTAAATGGCTTTCTTCTTTCACCAGGCAAAACGAAATCATCTCAAACACAAAATCCAAAATCGATGAAGACGAATGTGTTGCTACGGAGAGTAGTGACGAATGTGGAGAACTCGAGCTGATTTTTGGCGAAAAAACAGCGCAGGTGGGCACTGATTCATCATCGCCGGCGAAACTTTCCGGCGACGATGATAAAGTTAACATAGACCCGGCGACCTGGCAGCCGCCGGCCGTCAAACCGAAGAGTGTAGATAGAGGAGCGAGGATGGTGACAGGATTAGCTTCTCTGCTCAAAGAGAAACcataa